In the bacterium genome, GAAAGCAGCCCCTTGATCCCGCACCGGACGATCATCCGGGCAGCAGCCAGGGAATCATTGGTAAAGGCGATCATCCTTCCCTTGTGCCAGCGGAAAGAGACTTCAAGATCAATATGAAAGGAAAGGGGGGGCAGGACTTCGATCCGGTCAGCCCCCCATTCCCGGCGGAAAGCCTCCAGCACTTCCTCTTTTTTCAGGCCAAGCCTGGTATTGCGGATTACCTCGGCCTGTCCGACGAATACGGTCAATTCTCCGGTTTTGGGATGTTTCACCGGCAGAATGTTTCCTCCCTGAAACAGCAGCGGAGATTGAACAACCCGCCATCCTGCCCGCTGGACCTGATCGAAGATGAAGGATTCCGCAGGCCGGTATTCGCTGTAATCCTCACCAACACAGGCAAACCTGGGCACCAGGGTAACATATTCCTGAAATCTCCCCCACCGATCGTACACAGCACCTGTCTTGCAGTTATCCTGGGCCCATTGGGAAGATACGCTCTCATCCTCAAGCAGCACTACCCGCTCCGGAGCAGGCACATTCCATGCCTGAATCAGGCCGGTCAGCGGAATAAGCTCAGCGGGGGAGACAGAGATCAGGAACTTCTCGCGGGAGGTGGCAAGAAGCAGTTGCCGGGCAATATCAACGATGCAGCCATCTCCCGGTCCCTTGACATAGTCCAGAGGATAGAGCTGCATCCGCATGGCCTCGATCCGGCAGACCCCGTTTTCCGGCAGCAGTCTGAAACCATGCTGGGTGGGTGTATATTCGAATTTCCACTTCGGCTGGCCGGAAGCCGATGACCGCTCAGGGGCTTGTGTACAAGCCTGCCTGCTGAGAGCAGCCACGATCTGGTCAAGACCGGCTATCTGGGGGGCATCGATCGAGTAGCAGTTGAGCAGCCTTACCGGAAATCCGATCTCCTCGATCAATGCCTTGTTCGCCCGGCCGTTGTGCTGATAGGGAAATTCAGGAAACTCCCGCATGACCCTGGACAGCGTCTTTATCAACCCCAATTCCGCCAGATTCCGCCCCACGGTCTTCCTGGCCCTGGCCAGGCCCTGGCGGTCGGGAAATTCAATCGCAGAAATGATCCTGTGCTTTTCCTGTAAAATCGGGGCCTGCATGGTAGGCAGTTCCGGGGTCCGGTCTTTTTCCTTTCTTCGTGCTTCAAGGATGCCGGAGGGAAGAGATTGCTTAACAATAGTGACGGGGGGAATGGCGAGGCTGAGAGGTGGGGGAAAAAAGAGAGCAAGCCAGGCCAGAAAAAATGCGAGGAAAATGAGAAGGGATCGGCGAATTCTGCTACTATAGCGGTTTTTACCTGGCCAAGCTACAAAAATTAACCACAAAGGTTTGCCCCTCTGTGTCTCTGTGGTGTCCTTTATCTTTGTTTTTTGGAGGATGAGCAATTAAGGAACCGCTATAACAACTGGCCACTTGCTTTTACTGACCACTATCTCTCATCACTCGCCGTGAGCCTGGTAATAGGTTTGTCCCTCGTGCACCCGCACGGTGAGCAGGTGTGATTGAACCAGCTCATCCAGCACTTTGACCAATTCAGCAAGGTGCACTTCATCGGGCTGCATCCCGGCAGTATGCATCCCTGCGGATTGAGCGATTTCGTCCAGGGTGCAGGGTCTTCGCTTCAGCATTTCAAGGATCCGCTTGCGCAGAGAGCGGGAGCGGGATATATCACCGCGGCCAGGGCAATACTGCCCGACCACTACGGCTCTTGGGCCAAGGAGAGCGGCAATCTGCGCCAGCCGCTCCGGAGGGCTTGGCATTATCCCCTGAAAAGCCGGAGGACGGACTACGGTATTGAGCTGGATCTGGTCCGGTGCAATGGCCTGCACCGCTTTCACAAGGTGTTCGACTTCCGCCTGATGATCGTTGATTCCCCGGCAAAACAGGATTTCCAGCCAGATCTGGCCGGGAAACTCCTTTCGCAGACGGATAAGACTCTCCAGTATCTCTCCAGCGCTGATTCCTTCAAGCGGAAGATTGACCTGCTCGAAGACCTTTTGGGTGACAGCATCCAGCGAAGGAACAATGAGATCGACCCCGTGCAGTTCCTTTCGTACTTCGGGATCAGGGAGCAGCGAACTGTTGGTCAGAACAGCTATGGGAGTGGCGGTCAATTCCCTGATCCTGGCCACCAGATCCCCCAGGTCGGCATTGAGCGTTGGCTCGCCGGAACCGGCCAGGGTAATATAGTCCACCTCCCCGGCAAGCTGCGCCAGCCGCTCTTTCAGTTCCTCGATGACCAGGCCGGCATCCAGAAATGATTTCCTCTGGAGCGTCTGACAGGTCGTCCGGCCAAGCTCACAGTAGACACAATTGAAAGAACAGGTTTTATACGGAACCATGTCCACCCCCAGAGACCTGCCGAGCCTCCGGGAGAGAACCGGTCCAAAAAGTACGCCCATCAATAACTTCCCTATAAACCGCCCGCCTAA is a window encoding:
- a CDS encoding radical SAM protein; this translates as MGVLFGPVLSRRLGRSLGVDMVPYKTCSFNCVYCELGRTTCQTLQRKSFLDAGLVIEELKERLAQLAGEVDYITLAGSGEPTLNADLGDLVARIRELTATPIAVLTNSSLLPDPEVRKELHGVDLIVPSLDAVTQKVFEQVNLPLEGISAGEILESLIRLRKEFPGQIWLEILFCRGINDHQAEVEHLVKAVQAIAPDQIQLNTVVRPPAFQGIMPSPPERLAQIAALLGPRAVVVGQYCPGRGDISRSRSLRKRILEMLKRRPCTLDEIAQSAGMHTAGMQPDEVHLAELVKVLDELVQSHLLTVRVHEGQTYYQAHGE